TTTTGTAAAGAGAAGGGTTGAAGATTCGAAGAGATTGACTGAGACTATTCATTTAATTGCGCATGAGAAATGCAGACGGTACAATCAATGAAATGGGCTTTCCAGAAGACGAAGAAAGTGGGTCCAGAGACCAATTTTATTACTTTATTGGGCACGTGTGAGATATCTTACTCCAGtgaaaattgtttttctttcaactcaaaataaattcattaatggAAAACTTAGCAGATATAGCCAAGCTATACATAATTCTAGAAAAAGTGAATGTGGATTTtctctatattatatattaataccaagctatacatatttttttccttttttttgttttacttattATCACATACTTTTTCACTAATTTCatctcatttattattttaaccAAAATGATTCACTTAAATGATTAAATTGGTAAAATACATataacatttttgtaattttttttgtttgtaaatgaACACTTTTCTAACGCGTAAGTGTGGTTGCTGATTTGTTCTTATTTCGGCTTTGCTTGTTTTGTTGGTTCTTTGAGTTGGCACGACGTCATGTTAGTCTTCTGTGATAGAATATGCCAACAAGAATCTCCGATATTATTGGATCTCATATGTTTGTTAGATTAGAGTTCTTGTATTTGTGCAACAGTCGAACTACCGTCTGTATATATCTAACCTTCATGATGTACATTGATAATCAAGGAATACAAATtattatatggtatcagagcctaagCTCCTGAGACATTTCTTCCTCatcgtttctttttctttctcctctctctctcctctattCTTCTTCTCTCTAAATCCCGTTTCTACTCTCTTTCAACCATGGAAGCCAACCCTCTTAGGGAAAGGGCTTTTGGAGTAACCAATATCAAAACCCATATTCTTTTGATCCTTCACTTTGATGATCATAATTATGATGCATGGCGTGAGTTATTCCTAACACACTGCCTCGCCTTTGTTGTTCTCGGACACCTCGATGGCACAAGCCTTCCAGAGGACGTCAACGACGCTCCTTGGTTCAAACGAGATGGCCTCGTCAAGCTTTGGCAATACGGCACGCTCACGCAACCTCTGTTCCATTCCACATTCAAGACTGGCGGCAATGAGAGGTACATATGGGTGCGCATCGAAAATCAGTTTCGAATCAATAAGGAAGCTCGCGCGATCCAATTGGATCACGACCTCCGAACCACCGAGATTGGCGACAGATCCGTTCACGACTACTGCCAAACTCTCAAGTCCATCTCAGATCTATTGTCAAACCTTGATGCTTTTGTTCCAGATAGAACTCTCGTGATGTACCTACTAAATGGTTTAAACGAGAAGTTTGATAACATCACCAACGTTATCAAACACAAGGAACCGTTTCCCACATTTTATGATGCAAAATCCATGCTGCTGAATGATGAGACGAGGCTCAAACGATGTCAAAAGGCGCCAGCTACAACAGACAACGGTTCTTCTTCAACTGTCCTCACTGTCTCCACCGAGAAACCGCAGCAGCAGAGGTTCAACCGAGGTAACCGGAAGCAGAACCGAGGACGAGGTCGCGGTGGCTTCAACCAACGATCATGGAACAACAATTGGAACCCACAATGGAATCAGCAGTGGCCTCTCTCGTACTTCCAGGGTCATATGCCACAGTAGGCGCCGTATCCAAATCCATGGACTCAGCATAATGCACGTGGTAGACTAGGCTCGCAGCCAACACGCCCAGCTCAGGCCCACATTGTCGATGCTACTCTCCAGCCAACAACTGACTTTGCTCATGCCTTCAACACCATGACAATCGGCGACCCTGGTGCGGCAAATTGGTACATGGATTCGGGTGCTACGGCACACTTGGCTTCCTCCTCAAGTATGCTAAACTATGTCCTTAATGATTGCACCGAAAAGAAAGTCATAGTTAGTAACGGTTCTCAAATTCCAATCACTTGTTCTGGTTCAACATTTATTTCTTCAAATTCTCGTGATCTTTCTCTGAAAAACATTCTTGTTGCTcctcatattattaaaaatcttatcTCAGTACGTCGGTTTACTAATGACAATTGGTACTCTGTTGAATTTGACCCCTTTGGTTTTACAATTAAGGATCTCAGCACCAGGAGGATTCTTCTCCGCAGTGAGAGTGATGGTGATCTCTACTCTCTTCCTAGTCTTTTCAATAAACTGGCTACTGCTCTAGTTGCCCTCATGACTGCAGCCTCCCCTGCTCTTTGGCACAAAAGGGTCGGACATGTTAATAATGCTTCTCTTCAATCTTTGATTTCTTCTAATTCTATTTCATGTAATAAAGGGGTTTCTTACAATGTTTGTGAAGCTTGTCAGTTGGGTACACACTTAAAACTTCCTTTTTATGAGTCAAATCTATTGTTTCATCACCTTTTGAGCTGATTCATTCAGACGTTTGGACGTCACCCATTCCGAATATAAGTGGTATCCGTTATTATGTTCTTTTCTTAGATCACTACTCACACTTTCTATGGGTATTCCCTCTGCGTAAAAAATCTGAAGTGTTTTCAAAATTCGTTCACTTCTTTAGCTTTGTTCAAACGCTGTTCAAATGTCAAATAGAATCACTACAATgtgataatggtggggagtacAACAACACCCGAGTTCACAACCACTTCTCTTCCAAAGGCATCGTTGTGCGCTTCTCTTGTCCCCACACGTCCCAACAGAATGGGAGGTCGGAGCGTATGATCCGTACAATCAACAACACCATCCGAACCCTCCTATTCCAAGCTCGTGTTTTTCCCACTTACTGGGTGGAAGCTCTTCACACTTCAGTTCACCTTCTCAACATTCTTCCTTCCACCTCAATAAACAACAAAGTGCCATACACTGTTCTGTTCAACAAAAAGCCATCCTATGATCACCTCAAAACGTTCGGCTGCTTGTGCTTTCCCAACATCAATCATTCTCATCTTCACAAGCTATCCGCACGGTCTTTTCCTTATTTGTTTCTCGATTACCCTGCAAATCATAAAGGTACCGTTGTTTAGACCTCCAGACGAGAAATATAATTATCTCTCGCCATGTTGTGTTTGACGAAACAATCTTTCCATCAGCTCAACCTCTTGCCGAGAAGAAACAAGTTTACAACTTCCTAGACACTCACTCTGAAACTTCACCTTTATTCAAATCCATTCTAGAGTGTCCTATGGTTCAGCCCCCCTTACCAAACACTTCCGCTCCTCCTCCTTTACAGATTTCATCGATGCCCATCCCTCCTGCTCCTTCTCAAACTCGTCATCCTATGACCATTCGCAGCAGAGACGGCACACGCAAACAGAAACAtgttctt
The window above is part of the Brassica napus cultivar Da-Ae chromosome C3, Da-Ae, whole genome shotgun sequence genome. Proteins encoded here:
- the LOC106417534 gene encoding uncharacterized protein LOC106417534 is translated as MEANPLRERAFGVTNIKTHILLILHFDDHNYDAWRELFLTHCLAFVVLGHLDGTSLPEDVNDAPWFKRDGLVKLWQYGTLTQPLFHSTFKTGGNERYIWVRIENQFRINKEARAIQLDHDLRTTEIGDRSVHDYCQTLKSISDLLSNLDAFVPDRTLVMYLLNGLNEKFDNITNVIKHKEPFPTFYDAKSMLLNDETRLKRCQKAPATTDNGSSSTVLTVSTEKPQQQRFNRGNRKQNRGRGRGGFNQRSWNNNWNPQWNQQWPLSYFQGHMPQ